The genomic segment CAAGCAAGCTATTCAAGATTCAAAGTCATCTTAGCTCAACACTGTGGGTCGAAAGTCAAGACAAATCAAGGATAATAAGTGGGTAGTTGGTGGCAGCAGCTTGTATCAACGAAGATGGGAAAGCATGTACAAGGTGGGCAATTATTGTAAGTTGTGGGAGGTTTtataaaagtagttcaaagaGGTTTCTTAACTTATCCAAACATGAGTGCAAAGAAGTGGATGGTTAATGTAGAGCAATTGCAGCCagttcaacaaagaaaaaccACCCAGACATAGAGGTCACAAATTGTGGCAAGTAGGAAGCATAACTTGTCCAAAAACTGTTTCCAACCGTCCCCAAGTTGCTATTGTTCTAGAACTTGCAAATTATGTCTAGTAGTGGAGATCATAGCAAGGGGGTTATTTTAAGAACATGGCATGGAAGTTACACTAACTCCCATCCATGATGAGATCAAAAAGCAACCGTCCATATTGTGGGAAAAGTAGTTTATTTTTCTAAGCTTAGTGTACATTATAAATAGCTTTGGCTGTAGTCATTTCAAGATTTGTTGaagttatattaaaattctgAACTTTGTTCAAAATCTTGTCTCACTTTGGGTTCTTGGATTGGAATTCGATTTAAGAAATTTTCCACGCTTTGTAAGTTTAGGCACCTTGCATGTGTCCTCAAAAGCTATAAATTGTGTAAGATTAAGGTTAGGATGATTGCAAGTTTAGGCGCCTTGCATGTGTCCTCAAAAGCCTCTAAGTCTTAGTGTGGTGTGTCTATATCTCTAAGCTTTAGAGTTTGCCTAACTATTCTCTCTTACCTCCATTAAATTTGATTTCTATTTGAGTAGCATCGTGGTGAGTCTGTATCGATAATACTTATCTACTTCCTTTATCATTCAATCTTAATCCATTTTCCAAACATTCACTCAAACCAAAACTCCTCTAAACTTTCTGTACAAATTCATCCCTTCATCATCATTACCCATATTTGCTTCTCACCTTTGAACAATCATCCTAACCTTAATCTTACACAATTTATCCCTTTCTATCCCTAAATCATCCCCATGCCCTCTCTTTAAGCCTCCCTCCTTGTCTTAGTTAGTATGCAACATTTAGGAATTAAGCTTGCATACAACATAACAAGGTGGCCTAAGATGCATTATATGATTGGAGTTAGAATCTCAATCCGGCAGGTGATGAATGAATATTCCTGTTCTAATGTTATTTCATGCATTTTGTTCAGATATGGGTATATTTTTACTGGACAGCCCATTGTTGCATATATCTATGCTAGAATTCAAATAACACATCATCGGACAAACCATTGAAAGAGGTTCAGGGTTTCAGGgtttttttatcaatattaataaatgaaTATAACACAGATGGAAAAACTGATTCAGTAACGATGCGGCAGGTAACATAACCTAATTTGCTGAAATGTGGCTATAATTAATTTAGACTGGTGCAGGCTTGTAGCAGCTATAATATGTTCTCAAAAGGTTTGATACTGAAGTTTTAACATACATAAATTCTGGAGTTGTTTCTAATCTAATCCCATtctagaaattaaaaataagtacAGGCAGCTGGTTCCAGTCTAGTGTATGTATTGTCCAAAATATGAGTTTAGCATTTCTTTACATGTCTTTTTGGATTTAAGCAACTTTGTTAATTTCTTTACTTCTATTTTTAATAGTAGTGTTTAAGATGGAACATATGTAATATACTTTATGAAAAAGACTAAAATTTACTTGTATTTTGACTTAGAGGCTTGCTGATTTCACAAATTCTGACCCTTATTTAGCAAGTAGAATTGTTCTTCAGCAGATTACGGCTCTGTCATGTATCAGGTAATTCATTCAGCTTTTGAGAACTGCTGTACTTAGATTTCCCCCGCATATTGCAACGTTAAGGCTCCTCTGATTGTTTATGAGCGAAGCGAACTGAACTTATATTTCCCTAgcattagcaaaatcaaatcagtCTACATATTTCACTTAAAAGTAAGTGAAGCTTAGTTTTTTCAAGTAACTTCTCTATGTTTTTCATCGAGTGAGTGAGTATCTGATGCCCTAGTATCCCATTGACTTATCTATTTCTCAATGCTTGTCAGTGTAACCAATGAAAATCACTTTCACAACAAAATGTATAAGAACAATtcaaaaaactcaaaatatatTGTTCATAAtgataaacaaatcaaatattaTTCAAGACATTATCAAGGATTGTAAACGAAACTGAAACGCTTACCTTTCTCCTACCTTTAATACGTTGACATTCAAATCACATGGATTCTCCTGTATTTGCTTTAGCATCTGCAATGACAGGACAGGACAGGAGACACaagaaaaacataatcaaatcaTGAACAATAAAAGGAAATGTTTTATCAATCTTATTATCGTATTATAATTCATATTTACAATGTTAAGAAATTTACTTTTTAGAATTATTCTTTAGCCGGTCAACAAAGCACTGCAATAGTGGAGGCGAGAAACTCCAACTTAAAACACAACTTAGATGCCAAAGAATCCATCTTTACCCATCTTGGTTCTATTCTCCACTAGGGGCAATGAAATCATAACTTTACCATGCAGAATGAAACGCTAATGCGATGGACCAAAAGAATATTATTCTACTactcaaaattttcaaagttTTAAGCAAGCGACACTCCATACGGAATAAGAATGATCAATTTAGAGATTGGAAACAAATTCTTATACAACATGAGCCAAAAGTAGGTTAAGCGCAATCACTACCATTGACCACCCTAATAATGCACTACTATACTTCCTACATACTATAAAACTTGTTAGCTATGGTGCCCCACCCTCACTTTGACTCTCAAGTCAAAGATCAATCCATGAAGCTCACCCAAGTGCCTCAAGCACTTCTTACTTAATCTCATCTTAATTCGAATCAAGAAACGTAGTCATTTAATTCCATGTAATTTGGAAGACATTTTTAATTGTGTTTTATGACTTTAAcctttgggtttttaagcttaagTTAATCTTTTTAGAACTCATTAGGCTTAGTGTACTAGAAATCTTAATTTATGCAAAATTGCAAGTGCAACATTGTAAGAAGTAGCAAGCAAAGCAAAAAGCTACAAAGAGCTACTCAATTAAGTCCAACACAAGCCAAGTCAAGTAAGCTTTCCAAGGAATCAAAGTCCTCTTAGCTCAACAATAGGGATTGAAAGTCAAGCAAGAAGTGGCGCCTAGGTAGGTGGTCATGGAGTGCAATATGGGCCAATATTCAAAGACATGGAGTACTCTTGCAAGTTGTGCGAAGGGCAGCTATGCAACCGGGTAATGTGGGTAGAAGAGTGGGAAGTTAAGTCTACAAAGTCATGGGCATGGAAGTTATCTACGGAAATTATATCAGATCATGCATGAGAGTTATCTAAGGACATGCAACCATCCACAACCCACACAAGCAAAGGAGTTTATGCACATGATAAGGAAGTTATACAAGTAGAAGATCATGGGGGAAGATTCTAGAAGGTTGATTTCGGTCCTTTTTGTATAAGGAAACCAATTCTTGGAAGCCAAGTCATAAATCCTATGATTTATGATTAACTTTTGAAACTTAGTACACAAACATGGAAGTTACAATGCATGGTGCAGTAACCGTCCATACAAACACCCTAGTAGTTACTTTCTTTGACTTAGTAGCATTATGGATAGCTTAGTTTGCATTCATTTCAAGGttgttgaattttatatgaATTTCTGAACTTTAGTTCATTATTTGCCTCAAATCTAATTCTTGGATTAGAGTTCCATTTAGAAAGTTTCTATGCTTTGTAAGTTGGCACCTTATATGTGTCCTTAGAAGGCCTTAGAGTGGTGTATTTGTATCTATAAGCATTAGAATTAGCCAAATTATCCTTCTATACTTCACCAAAATCGCCTCCTATTTGCATAAGTCTCGTGGTGTTTCTGTATTGAGCTTATTCAACTACCTCCAACATCAATTCACCTCTAAATCCCCTACGTCTTTCCCAAACATTTTTCCCATCATTCTCACTAATTCGCTCCCCCAACAATCATcatcattcataattgtttcaCCCTCCAAACATTCATTTTACCTCACTAGAACATGCTCAAAACCTCATGTCCTTATCAAAAATCACACGCCTCACTTCATTAAGTCTTACCCTTTATTTTTCTCTATGTAACCTTTAAGGAACAAGCTTGCAAACAACATAACTCCTCCGTCATTTTATAGTTGTAACATTTCCGATTTTATGTAATCACCTAATGGTTGAGTAGACATTTGGAAATCGGACTACATAGAAGGGAAGCTAAACATAATTTCTCTAGAAGAGCTTGGAGATCAAGGAAAGGTCAAAAAAAATCACACAAGTCGAGTAAGTTTTAAATAGATATAGTAAAGCGGTTTCATCCAAGTAACAACATTttattaccccaatgccattaagtgccTACCTCCTCTGCTGCGTTTGGAGAGGTCAGACATACGCAACCTTACTAACAGAGGTTATTTTCGATTGATCTTTAGTAGCAAACATTATGTACAAGTTCACGTAAATGAAAAGTCAACATGATTTCAAGCAAGAAAATCAATAGTATAATGGAAGATCAATAGTCATGGATAAAAATGAGTAAAATGACTTCATCAACAATACATATGGATATAAGAAATTACAGACACAGCAGCAACGTAACTAAGCAAGAACATCTGGGGTTCAAATATTCATAAGACTAGCTGAACCATATGAAATTGGCCTTAAAAGGTTTTGGATAACCTCCTCGGATTCCCTTCTAGAATATTTTAAAGTAGATCAATGGgctaaatttttcttttccggTTATTAGGTCTTTTGCGGTTTAATCTGATTCATTTTAGCCTAGTCATAGTCTGGTACGATCGAATAGGAACGACGTATGACAAAGAAAAGATCTAGTATGGTTTAAATACGCCAGGTCTCGTGCAATCAGGTTGTTTACAAATAAGAGGACATGTCGTTTAGTAAATTGCGAAATGGGAACCAACTTGTCAAATTTCATCACTTTATAAAGTTCACTtaagaaaaatcagaaaattgaacTATAGTAATAAAAAAGTCTCACCAAGTGAGCCAATAGACATCATACGGTCGATATTATCAAGACGTTGTTGTATAGATCTCAATATTGAGTTCAGTGATGACACTCTTTTTCTGACATTAGAAAGTTTAGTAGCATGCTGCATAATGAACGGCAATGGTGCATCTTCCAATAGTTGATCAAGCTCTGCCAAGTCAATAGTCTTATAAAGATTATAGTTTTCACTTTCAAACTATAAGCATTACAAACAAACCGCTAAAAACAATTATTGggcacaacaacaacaatgtcaaagccgtAATACCAACATAATGGAATGAAGCACAACAATTATTGATCATAAAAACAAACAGTGTCGAAGCCTTAATAGCAATAATGTGGAATGAACCAAAAGATCTATTGAgcataattaaaacaaataatgtGGAAGCCATAATACCAACAATAACGAAAGAAGCAAAGAAATCATAGAGCCTTAACACCAAACAATTTCGAAGCCCCAATAACGACAATGTAGAATCAGCCAAAACAATTATTGACCATAACAACAAACAATGTCAAAGCCCAAACACCAACGATATGGAACgaatcaaaataaattcctGAGCATTAACAAGATAAATTGGAAAAGAGAAAAGGAGAATCAGAGTATTGTAAAAGTAAAGATATGATTACCGGTAGTGAGACGATGGAGAGCAGTACAGAGCTTAACTTGACTTCGAGAGGCGTCATCGGCTTTGGAATCAAAATCCCTAATCACACAACTCACCATCTTAGAAATCCCTTGAGCTATAACTTCTGGACTGCCAATATTACCATCAATCACATGCAAATTCTTTGGATCACAAACTGAATTAGAAGCGTCGTAGAGCAAAGCTCTTGAGTTAGAATCGGATTCGGACATGACTACGCTTTTCTCCATGAAGCGGGAATGACCCTAAAGAGCTAACAATCGGGAATCATAGTTAGCTGGATGGGGAATGGCAATGGCAATGGCAATGGCAATGGCAATGGCAAGCTGATGACCTTTGTTTGACGAGAACCATTGGTATTATCCGTAGGGCGTACGCTGAAACCCAAACtttattagaaaatttaaaacaaataagcaaagaaaatataaaaaattcaaattttagttaattttgaaattattttttaatttaagtagTTTATTCTCAGACTTATGATTTGAAATGTTTGCacttagtaacagcgaatattTATTGGGTgttcaaaaaagtcaaaaggtCTGTTCGCCGatagtaacaacaaacaaagcGAAAACCTAGTCAAATAAGGTCAAAgcttaacagcgaacaaaactTTGACCTTGTTTGACCATGTCtactttgttcgttgttactaatatCGAactaatacttgacttttttttacttttctttgttgttttcgctcaaactagccgttgtagtttttaaatatagttGTTGAGATATACTTTATAAATGCATGAACCTTGTTCTATTCTATCTATGTGGTAGCCTCAAGattctttttttgttgttttataaGTTCTTTATAAGTAAGCCTATTATTATTAAAACTAGTGTAGAAACCTATGCAATGCACAATTTTTTTAGTATtgacatatataaacatatatgatattaaaataataaagtcGGAGCTATTGTGTAGTAGAATACTCCATTTTGATAGtcatatgtataaattaactctGAAATTCTAGAACTTATCCGCAATATACTCTCTTcattccttaaagaagttttcaTTTGCCATTTTAAGTCGTTCTAATTGTTGTTCCCGCAAGGAATCTTTCCATTTTTATCCTataatttttgatgattttaaCCCTTATATTTACCTTATTGGACCAAATTACccttaaaattttcattaagtCAGCTTGGGATGCTTTGGATTCTCATATTTTGACATGAGCTTTGGCTATTCAATAAGCATACTGATTTGATTCTTTCTAGagccttcattcttcattttttctcTCTCTGAAAATGAAAAGCTTTTGAAGATGAAAATTTGAGAGCTTTGGAGTTCCTTTGTTCTAATCATTTTGATAAGGAAGAATTCCAAAACTGAGATTCTGGAATTCAATGCACAACGATTTCAGAAATTTAGAACAGAAAATAGAGAGAGAAATAGAAGAGAGATGAGGGAAgtaatatttttaatcatacCTCATTACAATCCCAAAGTGTGCCTTATAACGATAATTAGCACAATTCTTCACCatacaaaaataacaaacaaactAAGCATGGTTGTTATAACAAAtcagaaaatgccaaaaaaggcTAACAAACTCATCTAACAAACTTTCCCgccaaaaataatcaaaattaacaaactCTTCTAATCAGCTTATAATCAAAATGAGAAACATGAAACACATTATGGATCTTAAAGCTGTCAGGTAATTGCAATTTATAGGCCACCTTTCCTATCACAGCTATGACCTTAAAAGGCCCAAAGTATTTGGAAGCCAATTTAGTATTGCTCCTAGACTGCACAAATTGCTACCTGTAATGCTGCAATTTAAGCCATACCCAATCCCCTAAGACAAACTGTCTTTCAAACCTCCTTTTTTCAGCTTGCATCTTCATTCTGTGTTGAGCTCTCTCTAGATTACCTCTGAGAATCTTAAGTATTTCTTCCCTTTTCTGCATACTCATGTCTACAACTGCATTAGGTGACTCTCCGGGCAAATAAGGAAGGTGGATTGGTGGTTTTTGATAGTACACAACTTCATAAGGTGTTGCTTGAGTAGCAATGTGAAAGTGTGTGTTATACCACCATTTAACCATAGGCATATATTTACACCAATCCTTAGGTCTCTCACTAGACAAATATCTCAGATAAGTCTCCAAACACCTGTTCACAACCTCTATTTGTCCATCAGTTTCAAGATGGTAGGAAGAGGATAACAGAAATTTAGTTCCATGGAGAGAAAACAACCCCTGCCAAGACTGACTTAGAAAAGCTGGATCCCTATCACTCGCTATACTTCTACGCCACCCATGGAGCTTGAAAACATGGTCTAAGTATTCTTGGGCAACCTCAAGAGCTGAATAAGGGTGCTTGAGTGTCATAAAATGAGCATATTTACTCAATCCATCCACCACCACAAAGATCACATTCTTGCTCATAGACATTGGTAAGCCAGAGATAAAATCCATAGAAATATCAGTCCAAACTGTTTCTGGAATAGGTAAGGGTTGCAGCTTACCAGGTTTTGCTGCTGTATCATACTTTGAGGCCTGACACACCACACATTTTCTCACAAACTGGCTTATATCCTTACTCATACCTCTCCAATAAAAGAGCCCTTGTAATCTCTTAGTAGTGTGATCTCTACTAGAGTGTCCTGCTTTCAGAGAAGTATATTGCCAGCCTACTAATTGCTTTTATAAGTTTTCATCAGGCCCTACTACAATCCTGCCATGTCTTCTTAGTAGGCCTTCTTGATATTTAAATCTTGGCACATCCTCTCCATTCTGTAACTTATGCAAGATCCCCATGGTATTGTCATCCAAAGCATAACTATTAGTGATAGCCTGGGTGAGATTGGAATCAATTAATGATATGGCCATCATCAATACTTCTGAACCTTGAACTCTAGATAAAGCATCAACAACAGCATTTTCTTGACCAGGTTTATATTGGATTTCATAATCAAAACGCATGAGTTTGGACAACCAAAACTGCTGAAAAGGGGTGGAAACTTTCTGGTGTAACAAACACTTAAGGCTTTTTTGGTTAGTCTTGATTATAAAGTGAGACCCTAGTAAATACTGCTCCTATTTTTGTACTGCAAAAACCATAGCTAGAAGTTCTTTTTCATACACAGATAGTGCTTGCCATTTTGGGCCCAAAGCTCTACTAATGAAGGCTATAAGATGATGCTCTTGCATTAATACAGCCCCAATTCCCTATTTTGAAGCATCTGTCTCTACTACATAACTCTTTGCAAAATCAGGTAAAGCCAAGACTAGGGTTGTGACCAAGGCTATTTTCAAATCCTTAAAAGCTCTCTGTGCAGTATCATTATAAGCAAATGCTCCCTTTTTCAGTAAATCAGTGAGAGGTTTACTAATTAAGGCATAGCCTTTTACAAATCTTCTGTAGTAACCAGCTAACCCCAAGAAGCTTCTGAGATCTTTAATGGTTGTAGGGCTTGGCCATGACTTAATTGCATTTATTTTGCAAGGATCAGTCTCAACCCTTTTAGCAGAAATAAAATGCCCAAGGTATTCCACTCTTTAAGACACAAATGAACATTTTCTCAACTTTACATGCAACTTATTCTCAGTCATTATTGCAAATACTGCTGACAAAAAATGCCAATGTTCTGCCACTGTCTTGCTGTACACTAGGATGTCATCAAAGAAAACCAACACACATTTTCTTAGCAAGGGTTTGAAAACAACATTCATCCAACTTCGAAAAGAAGATGGAGCATTAGTGAgaccaaagggcatgactaagAATTCATAATGTCCGTGATGAGTCCTGAAAACTGTCTTGAACACATCATTAGGATGAATTCTAAGTTGGTGGTACCTTGCTCTTAAATCTAGTTTACTGAAGACTGCTGCTCCAGATAATTCATCAATTAATTATTCTAGCACAGGTATAGGAAACTTGTGTTTGATGGTTTTTTTGTTCAATTCCCTGTAATCCACACACAGTCTCCATGTTCCATCCTTCTTCCCCACTAGCACCACAGAAGATGCAAAAGGACTTGAACTGGTTTGGATTATGCCTCTCTCAAGCATTTCTTGAACTAACTGTTCAATTATACCCTATTGTTTCAAGGGATATCTATAGGGCCTAATATTAACAGCTCCACTACCAGGTTCTAGGTTAATCCTGTGATCAAACACTCTCCTAATAAGAGGCAGTTTTAAAGGCTCCTCAAAGACACTAGGAAACTGAGACTTCATCTGTTGAAGCTCCTCATATTCAACCTCCGCAACCTGCAACTGAAACAAGCAAGGGTCCTGGCTTAGAGTGTCTATATCAGACACCTGCATTAAGCAAACCTGTGCAGCTCCTGACAGTAACTTAAGGGATGGACCATGTTCCCatatgttggcctcttaaggttttaatgatgacttcacttttaaataatcaaacatatttttagagattgttttgtaggtatatatccggtttaatttaaatcgttgatgaagcctatgacttgattcgtggaagttgtacatgtcttaaatatccaagaagttgggcaattgctttagaagtcagtttactgttcctagagttgaagtcctgacgaaagttgtagatggagacagtgcgctgttccccacaatacaggtctgaagaagacattgactggaagttacaaaaattatgttttctgtttttagttaatgtaaaaggttaaaatttaattagttgcttaattaaatttatttattaattggcaaaatatttttaatacgcctaaaaacatggagaagactaattccttgtttatctcctataaactcggacatccaagagacttgttctctactttgaattagtctcctacattttaggatcttcctttaacccatgtaatattaatcgtacagcagttatgttccactcctactttcaactaacttcccactttctttgggagcaagtaagtttatggaagtcgtgggataagtgcatctcatggagaacgtgggctgagtgcactgacggttgttccctttataaaagagggaagctaCGGTTAAGCGGATATGAATAGAGAGTGTCCATTTAAGGGAGattattcaaagaaaaatattttctgtttttgaatgccaattaattcattatatttttcttgagcaactacttaattttaatcttcatgagaattggccttgtaaagggtaattgagtgttttgttgtaattagacttatgagaagtctaagggaatagagaatagaatcgagagaagagaaagagaaggagagaaagagaagagaagagaagtaggcctaagtagagaagctttgagtgaagcatttagagaattgagaagcttcaagtgaagcaaacattgttttgtgtaattgtaattgattgccttaacatagtgagaattttgaaatcccggggggtcgtggtttttccttcttattaggccaagaaggtttccacgtaaaatctttgtctcctttattatttttcttttcgtttttgagtttaagttttgttctttacttgatacaattccgcaaaaattagaggcaaaaatcttaaacctactacacaacaattcacccccccctcttgttgcattcgatcatctcttcatattccaacaattggAATCAGGGctctgttcctcatttaatcaggaaaccctgagagcagtatcctgttcccacagagatgttgaagatgaacaagcgcatggaagaggggtactccacacaaaggccacccatgtttgatgggaaattctatac from the Amaranthus tricolor cultivar Red isolate AtriRed21 chromosome 12, ASM2621246v1, whole genome shotgun sequence genome contains:
- the LOC130797363 gene encoding uncharacterized protein LOC130797363 gives rise to the protein MEKSVVMSESDSNSRALLYDASNSVCDPKNLHVIDGNIGSPEVIAQGISKMVSCVIRDFDSKADDASRSQVKLCTALHRLTTELDQLLEDAPLPFIMQHATKLSNVRKRVSSLNSILRSIQQRLDNIDRMMSIGSLDAKANTGESM